One genomic segment of Theobroma cacao cultivar B97-61/B2 chromosome 6, Criollo_cocoa_genome_V2, whole genome shotgun sequence includes these proteins:
- the LOC18596166 gene encoding casein kinase I, whose protein sequence is MEPRVGNKYRLGRKIGSGSFGEIYLGTNIQTNEEVAIKLENVKTKHPQLLYESKLYKILQGGTGIPNVRWFGVEGDYNVLVMDLLGPSLEDLFNFCSRKLSLKTVLMLADQMINRVEFVHSKSFLHRDIKPDNFLMGLGRRANQVYIIDFGLAKKYRDTSTHQHIPYRENKNLTGTARYASMNTHLGIEQSRRDDLESLGYVLMYFLRGSLPWQGLKAGTKKQKYEKISEKKVSTSIEALCRGYPTEFASYFHYCRSLRFDDKPDYSYLKRLFRDLFIREGFQFDYVFDWTILKYQQSQIANPPTRALGPGAGPSSGIPPAGAIADRQSGGEDGRPSGWSSTDPTRRRHSGPIVNSGNLAKQKSPVANDPPLAKDPMAMLSGSNFLRSSGSSRRAAVSSSRDAAIMGSDSEPSRLRSIDTSAGSLPKISSGQRSSPVLSSEVKRSSSGRNTSNMKNIESALRGIEGLHFSNDERLHY, encoded by the exons ATGGAGCCGCGAGTTGGGAACAAGTATCGGCTCGGTCGAAAGATCGGTAGCGGATCATTTGGAGAGATCTATCTCG gtACTAATATTCAAACGAATGAGGAGGTTGCGATTAAGCTT GAAAATGTGAAGACAAAGCATCCCCAATTGTTGTATGAATCGAAGTTGTATAAAATACTCCAGGGAGGAA CTGGAATTCCAAATGTAAGATGGTTTGGTGTTGAAGGGGACTATAATGTCCTTGTGATGGATTTACTGGGGCCGAGTCTTGAAGATTTATTCAACTTCTGCAGTAGGAAACTGTCACTTAAAACTGTTCTCATGCTTGCGGATCAGATG ATCAATCGAGTTGAATTTGTtcattcaaaatcatttctGCATCGAGATATCAAACCAGACAACTTCCTCATGGGCTTAGGAAGGCGTGCAAATCAG GTCTACATCATTGATTTTGGTCTGGCTAAGAAGTACAGAGATACTTCAACTCATCAGCATATTCCTTATCG agaaaataaaaatctgaCGGGAACTGCAAGATATGCAAGCATGAATACTCACCTTGGAATTG AACAAAGCCGTAGGGATGATTTAGAGTCACTTGGATATGTTCTTATGTACTTCTTAAGAGGAAG TCTTCCTTGGCAGGGACTGAAAGCAGGAACTAAGAAGCAGAAGTATGAGAAGATTAGTGAAAAGAAAGTGTCAACTTCTATTGAG GCCTTGTGTCGAGGTTATCCTACTGAATTTGCATCTTACTTCCATTACTGCCGGTCCTTGCGGTTTGATGATAAACCAGATTATTCTTATCTGAAGCGCCTCTTTCGTGACCTCTTTATTCGTGAAG GTTTTCAGTTTGATTACGTGTTTGATTGGACAATATTAAAGTATCAGCAGTCACAGATTGCCAATCCTCCTACCCGTGCTCTT ggCCCTGGTGCTGGACCAAGCTCTGGCATACCTCCTGCAGGTGCAATTGCTGATCGGCAATCAG GTGGAGAAGATGGTAGACCTTCTGGTTGGTCTTCAACAGATCCGACTCGCAGGAGACACTCTGGCCCAATTGTAAATTCTGGAAACttagcaaaacaaaaaagtcCAGTAGCAAATGATCCTCCTCTAGCTAAAGATCCTATGGcaatg TTGTCTGGTTCTAATTTCTTGCGCTCAAGTGGATCTTCAAGGAGAGCTGCTGTCTCTAGCAGTCGTGATGCAGCAATAATGGGGAGTGACTCTGAACCCTCTCGCCTTCGCAGCATCGACACAAGTGCAGGATCACTGCCAAAAATCTCTAGTGGGCAAAGAAGCTCACCTGTTTTATCATCGGAGGTGAAGCGCTCATCCTCTGGTAGAAACACCTCAAATATGAAGAATATAGAGTCTGCTCTGAGGGGCATTGAAGGCCTGCATTTTAGCAATGATGAGAGGTTACATTATTAG
- the LOC18596168 gene encoding eukaryotic initiation factor 4A-14, translating into MAGLAPEGSQFDARQYDQKMTELLQTDGDEFFTSYDEVYDSFDSMGLQENLLRGIYAYGFEKPSAIQQRGIVPFCKGLDVIQQAQSGTGKTATFCSGILQQLDYGVVQCQALVLAPTRELAQQIEKVMRALGDYLGVKVHACVGGTSVREDQRILQSGVHVVVGTPGRVFDMLRRQSLRPDYIKMFVLDEADEMLSRGFKDQIYDIFQQLPAKIQVGVFSATMPPEALEITRKFMNKPVRILVKRDELTLEGIKQFYVNVEKEEWKLETLCDLYETLAITQSVIFVNTRRKVDWLTDKMRSRDHTVSATHGDMDQNTRDIIMREFRSGSSRVLITTDLLARGIDVQQVSLVINYDLPTQPENYLHRIGRSGRFGRKGVAINFVTRDDERMLFDIQKFYNVVVEELPSNVADLL; encoded by the exons ATGGCAGGTTTGGCACCAGAAGGATCCCAATTCGATGCTCGTCAATATGATCAGAAAATGACTGAGTT GCTTCAAACTGATGGAGATGAGTTTTTCACAAGTTATGATGAAGTTTATGACAGTTTTGATTCAATGGGACTTCAAGAGAACCTTTTGAGGGGTATCTATGCATATG GTTTTGAGAAGCCTTCTGCAATTCAGCAAAGAGGAATTGTTCCATTCTGCAAGGGTCTTGATGTAATTCAGCAGGCACAGTCTGGAACCGGGAAGACAGCAACTTTCTGCTCTGGAATTCTACAACAACTTGACTATGGTGTAGTCCAATGCCAGGCTCTGGTTTTGGCACCCACTAGGGAGTTGGCGCAACAGATTGAGAAGGTGATGCGGGCACTTGGTGATTACCTTGGTGTGAAGGTCCATGCTTGTGTTGGTGGGACAAGTGTTCGAGAGGATCAACGCATTCTTCAAAGTGGTGTGCATGTTGTTGTTGGCACTCCGGGTCGTGTCTTTGACATGTTGAGAAGGCAGTCACTTCGACCAGATTATATTAAGATGTTTGTCTTGGATGAGGCTGATGAAATGCTTTCTCGTGGTTTTAAGGATCAG ATCTATGATATTTTTCAGCAGCTGCCGGCCAAGATTCAGGTTGGAGTATTTTCTGCCACAATGCCACCAGAAGCCCTTGAGATCACTAGGAAGTTCATGAATAAACCTGTGAGAATTTTGGTTAAGCGTGATGAGCTCACCCTCGAGGGTATCAAGCAGTTTTATGTGAATGTTGAAAAGGAAGAGTGGAAGCTTGAAACTCTATGTGATCTCTATGAGACCCTGGCCATCACCCAGAGTGTCATTTTTGTGAACACCAGGCGCAAGGTTGACTGGCTAACTGACAAGATGCGAAGTCGTGACCACACAGTGTCTGCCACCCATGGAGACATGGACCAGAATACGCGTGACATTATAATGCGTGAATTCCGTTCTGGTTCTTCTCGTGTTCTCATCACTACTGATCTCTTGGCTCGTGGTATTGATGTGCAGCAAGTCTCTCTTGTCATAAACTATGATCTGCCGACTCAACCAGAAAACTACCTCCACCGTATTGGACGAAGTGGAAGGTTTGGAAGAAAAGGTGTTGCCATTAACTTTGTGACTAGGGATGATGAGAGAATGCTGTTTGACATCCAGAAATTCTACAATGTGGTTGTTGAGGAGCTGCCATCAAACGTTGCTGATCTCCTTTGA
- the LOC18596165 gene encoding probable phospholipid-transporting ATPase 4 isoform X2, producing the protein MAGGRIRARIRRSHLYTFSCLRPSATEEGPHSIEGPGYSRIVHCNQPLMHKKKPLNYRSNYISTTKYNFLTFLPKALYEQFHRVANLYFLGAAIISVTPLSPFSAVSMIAPLAFVVGLSMAKEALEDWRRFMQDMKVNTRKGKVHKEEGIFGNKSWQKVQVGDVLKVEKDQFFPADLLLLSSSYEDGICYVETMNLDGETNLKVKRALEVTLPLDDDEAFKNFTGTIKCEDPNPSLYTFVGNLEYERQVYPLDPSQILLRDSKLRNTAFVYGVVIFTGHDSKVMQNATKSPSKRSRIERKMDYIIYVLFSLLLVISLMSSIGFAVKTKFYMPDWWYLQPQSTDDYYNPEKPVVSGVTHLVTALMLYGYLIPISLYVSIEVVKVLQATFINQDIQMYDEETGNPAQARTSNLNEELGQVDTILSDKTGTLTCNQMDFLRCSIAGTAYGVRSSEVELAAAQQMAIDLEDQDVERSTVSRQKGKQQEIELETVVTSKDEKNYKSPIKGFSFEDSRIMKGNWLKEPKADIIKLFFRTLAICHTAIPELNEETGSYTYEAESPDEGAFLVAAREFGFEFFKRTQSSVFIHERYSSSGQPIEREFKILNMLEFTSKRKRMTVIVRDEDGQILLLCKGADSIIFDRLSKNGRMYEEDTTRHLNEYGEAGLRTLALAYRKLEESEYSAWNNEFQKAKTSIGADRETMLEKVADMMERELILIGATAVEDKLQKGVPQCIDKLAQAGLKIWVLTGDKMETAINIGYACSLLRQGMKQICITAISSDAKEVVKENILMQITNASQMIKLEKDPHAAFALIIDGKTLAYALGDDMKQQFLGLAVDCASVICCRVSPKQKALVTRLVKEGTGKTTLAIGDGANDVGMIQEADIGVGISGVEGMQAVMASDFSVAQFRFLERLLVVHGHWCYKRIAQMVCYFFYKNIAFGLTLFYFEAFTGFSGQSVYDDWYMLLFNVVLTSLPVISLGVFEQDVSSEVCLQFPALYQQGPRNLFFDWYRILGWMGNGLYSSLIIFFLNIIIFYDQAFRAGGQTADMAALGTTMFTCIIWALNCQIALTMSHFTWIQHLFIWGSIVTWYLFLLVYGMVSPTISGNAYQILVEALAPAPIYWSATLLVTVACNLPYMAHISFQRCFHPLDHHIIQEIKYYRKDVEDQRMWSRERSKARQKTKIGFTARVDAKIRQLRGRLQRKQPSLETHSPMSPS; encoded by the exons ATGGCAGGGGGTAGGATAAGAGCACGGATCCGGCGGAGTCATCTCTATACATTCTCATGTCTTAGGCCAAGTGCTACTGAAGAGGGGCCACATTCTATCGAAGGGCCTGGATACTCAAGAATTGTGCATTGCAACCAACCTCTTATGCACAAGAAAAAACCTTTAAATTACCGGTCAAATTACATATCCACAACCAAGTATAATTTTCTCACTTTCTTGCCAAAAGCTTTGTATGAACAATTCCACCGAGTTGCCAATTTGTACTTCCTTGGAGCTGCAATTATTTCAGTTACACCCCTTTCGCCATTTTCTGCTGTGAGCATGATAGCCCCCTTGGCCTTTGTTGTAGGGCTTAGCATGGCAAAGGAAGCTTTGGAGGATTGGCGAAGGTTTATGCAAGATATGAAGGTTAATACTCGGAAAGGAAAAGTTCATAAAGAGGAAGGCATTTTTGGTAATAAGTCGTGGCAGAAGGTTCAGGTTGGAGATGTGCTGAAAGTGGAAAAGGATCAGTTTTTTCCAGCAGATTTACTACTCTTGTCATCAAGTTACGAGGACGGAATTTGTTATGTGGAGACTATGAATTTAGATGGTGAGACAAACTTGAAGGTAAAGAGAGCTTTGGAGGTAACCTTGCCTTTGGATGATGATGAGGCTTTCAAGAACTTCACAGGAACAATTAAATGTGAAGATCCAAACCCCAGCCTTTACACCTTTGTTGGTAATCTTGAATACGAACGTCAAGTCTATCCTCTTGACCCTAGCCAGATTCTCCTTAGAGATTCAAAGCTGCGCAATACAGCTTTTGTCTACGGTGTTGTGATTTTCACTGGTCATGATAGCAAAGTCATGCAGAATGCCACGAAGTCCCCTTCAAAGAGAAGCAGAATAGAAAGGAAAATggattatataatatatgttCTTTTCAGCCTCCTTCTGGTGATCTCATTGATGAGCTCCATAGGCTTTGCTGTGAAAACAAAGTTCTACATGCCAGACTGGTGGTATCTGCAACCCCAGAGTACAGATGATTATTATAATCCAGAAAAGCCTGTTGTATCAGGGGTTACCCATCTGGTCACTGCCCTCATGCTTTATGGCTATTTAATACCTATTTCACTTTATGTTTCGATTGAGGTGGTGAAGGTTTTGCAAGCAACCTTTATTAATCAAGACATACAAATGTATGATGAAGAAACAGGGAATCCTGCTCAAGCACGGACATCAAATTTAAATGAGGAGTTGGGTCAGGTGGATACAATCCTATCGGACAAAACAGGCACTTTGACCTGCAATCAGATGGATTTTCTTAGATGTTCCATTGCTGGTACTGCATATGGTGTGCGCTCTAGTGAAGTTGAACTTGCTGCTGCACAACAGATGGCTATTGACCTTGAGGATCAGGATGTAGAAAGATCAACTGTTTCCAGGCAAAAAGGCAAACAACAAGAAATTGAACTGGAGACTGTTGTTACTTCCAAAGAtgaaaagaattataaatcTCCCATAAAAGGGTTTAGCTTTGAGGACAGCCGCATCATGAAAGGGAACTGGTTGAAAGAGCCTAAAGCAGACATCATTAAGTTATTTTTCCGAACATTAGCAATTTGTCACACTGCTATCCCTGAGCTGAATGAAGAGACCGGCAGTTATACATATGAAGCAGAGTCACCTGATGAAGGAGCCTTTCTTGTTGCAGCCAGAGAATTTGGTTTTGAGTTTTTTAAAAGAACACAATCAAGTGTGTTTATCCATGAAAGATATTCATCTTCAGGACAACCAATTGAAAG GGAGTTCAAAATTCTAAATATGTTGGAATTTACGAGCAAAAGAAAGCGGATGACAGTAATTGTGAGGGATGAAGATGGGCAGATTCTTCTCCTGTGTAAAGGTGCTGACAG CATTATTTTTGATCGGTTATCAAAGAATGGAAGAATGTATGAGGAAGATACCACTAGGCATTTGAATGAGTATGGAGAAGCCGGCTTACGTACATTGGCGCTCGCTTATAGAAAGCTTGAAGAGTCTGAGTATTCTGCTTGGAACAATGAATTTCAGAAAGCAAAAACTTCTATTGGGGCTGATAGAGAGACAATGCTTGAAAAGGTGGCAGATATGATGGAGAGGGAGTTGATTCTCATTGGTGCTACTGCTGTGGAAGACAAATTGCAAAAGGGG GTACCACAATGTATAGATAAACTTGCACAAGCTGGTCTGAAGATCTGGGTTTTGACCGGGGACAAGATGGAAACTGCTATAAACATAGG ATATGCTTGCAGTTTACTGAGACAAGGCATGAAGCAGATCTGTATTACAGCAATTAGTTCAGATGCCAAAGAG GTAGTTAAGGAGAATATATTGATGCAAATTACCAATGCTTCACAAATGATCAAACTAGAAAAAGATCCACATGCTGCATTTGCTTTGATCATTGATGGGAAGACTCTAGCATATGCCTTGGGGGATGATATGAAGCAGCAATTCTTAGGCTTAGCAGTTGATTGTGCATCTGTCATATGCTGTCGTGTGTCTCCCAAGCAGAAGGCACTA GTAACAAGACTAGTAAAAGAAGGAACTGGGAAAACCACCTTAGCAATTGGCGATGGTGCAAATGATGTTGGAATGATTCAAGAAGCTGACATTGGAGTCGGCATCAGTGGTGTTGAAGGTATGCAG GCTGTAATGGCCAGTGACTTCTCTGTTGCCCAATTTCGTTTCTTGGAAAGACTTCTTGTTGTCCATGGACACTGGTGTTATAAGAGGATTGCACAGATG GTTTGCTATTTCTTCTACAAGAATATAGCATTTGGCCTCACCCTCTTTTACTTTGAGGCGTTCACAGGCTTTTCTGGACAATCAGTTTACGACGACTGGTACATGTTATTGTTCAATGTCGTTCTTACCTCATTGCCTGTAATCTCACTAGGAGTTTTTGAGCAAGATGTTTCTTCCGAGGTCTGCTTACAG TTTCCTGCATTATATCAGCAAGGACCTAGAAATTTGTTTTTCGACTGGTATAGAATACTTGGGTGGATGGGCAATGGTCTATATTCCTCTCtcatcattttcttcctcAATATTATCATCTTCTATGACCAAGCTTTCCGTGCTGGAGGCCAGACTGCTGATATGGCTGCCTTGGGCACGACAATGTTCACTTGCATCATTTGGGCTCTCAATTGCCAGATTGCACTCACAATGAGCCACTTCACATGGATCCAACACCTCTTCATATGGGGCAGCATTGTCACTTGGTATTTGTTTCTCCTAGTTTATGGCATGGTATCTCCCACTATTTCTGGTAATGCCTACCAAATTCTAGTGGAAGCTCTTGCTCCTGCACCCATCTATTGGTCAGCCACCCTCTTAGTAACAGTTGCTTGTAATCTCCCATACATGGCCCATATATCTTTCCAGAGATGTTTCCACCCATTGGATCATCATATCATCCAAGAGATCAAGTACTATAGGAAAGATGTTGAGGATCAACGCATGTGGAGTAGGGAGCGATCGAAGGCAAGACAGAAAACTAAGATCGGGTTCACAGCACGGGTAGATGCAAAGATCAGGCAGTTAAGAGGCAGATTGCAAAGAAAACAACCATCTTTGGAAACGCATAGTCCAATGTCGCCATCATAA
- the LOC18596165 gene encoding probable phospholipid-transporting ATPase 4 isoform X1 produces the protein MAGGRIRARIRRSHLYTFSCLRPSATEEGPHSIEGPGYSRIVHCNQPLMHKKKPLNYRSNYISTTKYNFLTFLPKALYEQFHRVANLYFLGAAIISVTPLSPFSAVSMIAPLAFVVGLSMAKEALEDWRRFMQDMKVNTRKGKVHKEEGIFGNKSWQKVQVGDVLKVEKDQFFPADLLLLSSSYEDGICYVETMNLDGETNLKVKRALEVTLPLDDDEAFKNFTGTIKCEDPNPSLYTFVGNLEYERQVYPLDPSQILLRDSKLRNTAFVYGVVIFTGHDSKVMQNATKSPSKRSRIERKMDYIIYVLFSLLLVISLMSSIGFAVKTKFYMPDWWYLQPQSTDDYYNPEKPVVSGVTHLVTALMLYGYLIPISLYVSIEVVKVLQATFINQDIQMYDEETGNPAQARTSNLNEELGQVDTILSDKTGTLTCNQMDFLRCSIAGTAYGVRSSEVELAAAQQMAIDLEDQDVERSTVSRQKGKQQEIELETVVTSKDEKNYKSPIKGFSFEDSRIMKGNWLKEPKADIIKLFFRTLAICHTAIPELNEETGSYTYEAESPDEGAFLVAAREFGFEFFKRTQSSVFIHERYSSSGQPIEREFKILNMLEFTSKRKRMTVIVRDEDGQILLLCKGADSIIFDRLSKNGRMYEEDTTRHLNEYGEAGLRTLALAYRKLEESEYSAWNNEFQKAKTSIGADRETMLEKVADMMERELILIGATAVEDKLQKGVPQCIDKLAQAGLKIWVLTGDKMETAINIGYACSLLRQGMKQICITAISSDAKETALLFVTDQVVKENILMQITNASQMIKLEKDPHAAFALIIDGKTLAYALGDDMKQQFLGLAVDCASVICCRVSPKQKALVTRLVKEGTGKTTLAIGDGANDVGMIQEADIGVGISGVEGMQAVMASDFSVAQFRFLERLLVVHGHWCYKRIAQMVCYFFYKNIAFGLTLFYFEAFTGFSGQSVYDDWYMLLFNVVLTSLPVISLGVFEQDVSSEVCLQFPALYQQGPRNLFFDWYRILGWMGNGLYSSLIIFFLNIIIFYDQAFRAGGQTADMAALGTTMFTCIIWALNCQIALTMSHFTWIQHLFIWGSIVTWYLFLLVYGMVSPTISGNAYQILVEALAPAPIYWSATLLVTVACNLPYMAHISFQRCFHPLDHHIIQEIKYYRKDVEDQRMWSRERSKARQKTKIGFTARVDAKIRQLRGRLQRKQPSLETHSPMSPS, from the exons ATGGCAGGGGGTAGGATAAGAGCACGGATCCGGCGGAGTCATCTCTATACATTCTCATGTCTTAGGCCAAGTGCTACTGAAGAGGGGCCACATTCTATCGAAGGGCCTGGATACTCAAGAATTGTGCATTGCAACCAACCTCTTATGCACAAGAAAAAACCTTTAAATTACCGGTCAAATTACATATCCACAACCAAGTATAATTTTCTCACTTTCTTGCCAAAAGCTTTGTATGAACAATTCCACCGAGTTGCCAATTTGTACTTCCTTGGAGCTGCAATTATTTCAGTTACACCCCTTTCGCCATTTTCTGCTGTGAGCATGATAGCCCCCTTGGCCTTTGTTGTAGGGCTTAGCATGGCAAAGGAAGCTTTGGAGGATTGGCGAAGGTTTATGCAAGATATGAAGGTTAATACTCGGAAAGGAAAAGTTCATAAAGAGGAAGGCATTTTTGGTAATAAGTCGTGGCAGAAGGTTCAGGTTGGAGATGTGCTGAAAGTGGAAAAGGATCAGTTTTTTCCAGCAGATTTACTACTCTTGTCATCAAGTTACGAGGACGGAATTTGTTATGTGGAGACTATGAATTTAGATGGTGAGACAAACTTGAAGGTAAAGAGAGCTTTGGAGGTAACCTTGCCTTTGGATGATGATGAGGCTTTCAAGAACTTCACAGGAACAATTAAATGTGAAGATCCAAACCCCAGCCTTTACACCTTTGTTGGTAATCTTGAATACGAACGTCAAGTCTATCCTCTTGACCCTAGCCAGATTCTCCTTAGAGATTCAAAGCTGCGCAATACAGCTTTTGTCTACGGTGTTGTGATTTTCACTGGTCATGATAGCAAAGTCATGCAGAATGCCACGAAGTCCCCTTCAAAGAGAAGCAGAATAGAAAGGAAAATggattatataatatatgttCTTTTCAGCCTCCTTCTGGTGATCTCATTGATGAGCTCCATAGGCTTTGCTGTGAAAACAAAGTTCTACATGCCAGACTGGTGGTATCTGCAACCCCAGAGTACAGATGATTATTATAATCCAGAAAAGCCTGTTGTATCAGGGGTTACCCATCTGGTCACTGCCCTCATGCTTTATGGCTATTTAATACCTATTTCACTTTATGTTTCGATTGAGGTGGTGAAGGTTTTGCAAGCAACCTTTATTAATCAAGACATACAAATGTATGATGAAGAAACAGGGAATCCTGCTCAAGCACGGACATCAAATTTAAATGAGGAGTTGGGTCAGGTGGATACAATCCTATCGGACAAAACAGGCACTTTGACCTGCAATCAGATGGATTTTCTTAGATGTTCCATTGCTGGTACTGCATATGGTGTGCGCTCTAGTGAAGTTGAACTTGCTGCTGCACAACAGATGGCTATTGACCTTGAGGATCAGGATGTAGAAAGATCAACTGTTTCCAGGCAAAAAGGCAAACAACAAGAAATTGAACTGGAGACTGTTGTTACTTCCAAAGAtgaaaagaattataaatcTCCCATAAAAGGGTTTAGCTTTGAGGACAGCCGCATCATGAAAGGGAACTGGTTGAAAGAGCCTAAAGCAGACATCATTAAGTTATTTTTCCGAACATTAGCAATTTGTCACACTGCTATCCCTGAGCTGAATGAAGAGACCGGCAGTTATACATATGAAGCAGAGTCACCTGATGAAGGAGCCTTTCTTGTTGCAGCCAGAGAATTTGGTTTTGAGTTTTTTAAAAGAACACAATCAAGTGTGTTTATCCATGAAAGATATTCATCTTCAGGACAACCAATTGAAAG GGAGTTCAAAATTCTAAATATGTTGGAATTTACGAGCAAAAGAAAGCGGATGACAGTAATTGTGAGGGATGAAGATGGGCAGATTCTTCTCCTGTGTAAAGGTGCTGACAG CATTATTTTTGATCGGTTATCAAAGAATGGAAGAATGTATGAGGAAGATACCACTAGGCATTTGAATGAGTATGGAGAAGCCGGCTTACGTACATTGGCGCTCGCTTATAGAAAGCTTGAAGAGTCTGAGTATTCTGCTTGGAACAATGAATTTCAGAAAGCAAAAACTTCTATTGGGGCTGATAGAGAGACAATGCTTGAAAAGGTGGCAGATATGATGGAGAGGGAGTTGATTCTCATTGGTGCTACTGCTGTGGAAGACAAATTGCAAAAGGGG GTACCACAATGTATAGATAAACTTGCACAAGCTGGTCTGAAGATCTGGGTTTTGACCGGGGACAAGATGGAAACTGCTATAAACATAGG ATATGCTTGCAGTTTACTGAGACAAGGCATGAAGCAGATCTGTATTACAGCAATTAGTTCAGATGCCAAAGAG ACTGCGTTGCTTTTTGTTACCGATCAGGTAGTTAAGGAGAATATATTGATGCAAATTACCAATGCTTCACAAATGATCAAACTAGAAAAAGATCCACATGCTGCATTTGCTTTGATCATTGATGGGAAGACTCTAGCATATGCCTTGGGGGATGATATGAAGCAGCAATTCTTAGGCTTAGCAGTTGATTGTGCATCTGTCATATGCTGTCGTGTGTCTCCCAAGCAGAAGGCACTA GTAACAAGACTAGTAAAAGAAGGAACTGGGAAAACCACCTTAGCAATTGGCGATGGTGCAAATGATGTTGGAATGATTCAAGAAGCTGACATTGGAGTCGGCATCAGTGGTGTTGAAGGTATGCAG GCTGTAATGGCCAGTGACTTCTCTGTTGCCCAATTTCGTTTCTTGGAAAGACTTCTTGTTGTCCATGGACACTGGTGTTATAAGAGGATTGCACAGATG GTTTGCTATTTCTTCTACAAGAATATAGCATTTGGCCTCACCCTCTTTTACTTTGAGGCGTTCACAGGCTTTTCTGGACAATCAGTTTACGACGACTGGTACATGTTATTGTTCAATGTCGTTCTTACCTCATTGCCTGTAATCTCACTAGGAGTTTTTGAGCAAGATGTTTCTTCCGAGGTCTGCTTACAG TTTCCTGCATTATATCAGCAAGGACCTAGAAATTTGTTTTTCGACTGGTATAGAATACTTGGGTGGATGGGCAATGGTCTATATTCCTCTCtcatcattttcttcctcAATATTATCATCTTCTATGACCAAGCTTTCCGTGCTGGAGGCCAGACTGCTGATATGGCTGCCTTGGGCACGACAATGTTCACTTGCATCATTTGGGCTCTCAATTGCCAGATTGCACTCACAATGAGCCACTTCACATGGATCCAACACCTCTTCATATGGGGCAGCATTGTCACTTGGTATTTGTTTCTCCTAGTTTATGGCATGGTATCTCCCACTATTTCTGGTAATGCCTACCAAATTCTAGTGGAAGCTCTTGCTCCTGCACCCATCTATTGGTCAGCCACCCTCTTAGTAACAGTTGCTTGTAATCTCCCATACATGGCCCATATATCTTTCCAGAGATGTTTCCACCCATTGGATCATCATATCATCCAAGAGATCAAGTACTATAGGAAAGATGTTGAGGATCAACGCATGTGGAGTAGGGAGCGATCGAAGGCAAGACAGAAAACTAAGATCGGGTTCACAGCACGGGTAGATGCAAAGATCAGGCAGTTAAGAGGCAGATTGCAAAGAAAACAACCATCTTTGGAAACGCATAGTCCAATGTCGCCATCATAA
- the LOC18596164 gene encoding coatomer subunit zeta-2 yields the protein MARFFSSRDSCPAVKNILILDSEGKRVAVKYYSDEWPTNSAKLAFEKSLFTKTLKSNARTEAEITMFDSNIVIYKFVQDLHFFVTGGDDENELVLAGVLQGLYDAISLLVRNTIDKREALENLDLIFLCIDEIVDQGMILETDANVLAGKVAIQNMEVSAPLSEQTISQALATAREHLTRTLLK from the exons ATGGCTCGCTTCTTTTCCTCTAGG gATTCATGCCCTGCAGTAAAGAACATTCTTATTCTGGACTCTGAAGGGAAACGTGTAGCAGTTAAGTACTACTCGGATGAATGGCCAACAAATAGTGCCAAGTTAGCTtttgaaaaatctctcttcaCAAAGACACTCAAATCAAATGCTCGTACGGAAG CTGAAATCACAATGTTTGATAGCAACATTGTTATCTATAAGTTTGTCCAGGACCTCCACTTCTTTGTAACTGGGGgtgatgatgaaaatgaacTCGTACTAGCCGGTGTGCTTCAGGGGCTCTATGATGCAATTTCTCTTCTTGTGAg GAACACTATTGATAAAAGGGAGGCACTTGAGAACTTAGATCTCATCTTCTTATGCATTGATGAAATTGTTGATCAAGG GATGATACTCGAAACGGATGCAAATGTTCTAGCAGGAAAGGTGGCAATCCAAAACATGGAAGTTTCAGCACCATTGTCTGAGCAG ACAATAAGTCAAGCATTGGCTACAGCTCGTGAACACTTGACAAGAACACTTCTAAAATGA